DNA sequence from the Brachybacterium sp. P6-10-X1 genome:
CTCCGGGAGCTCGCCGATCGCGCCGAGGCCGAACAGCGTCGAGCCGTGGGCCCCGTCCTCGGCCTCCCGCGCGGGGGCCAGGGGCCGGGCACCGCGCAGATCCAGCGCGCGGGTCCAGGCACCGACGGTGCCGCGGGTGGAGCGGTCGACGTTGGTGTGCCCGCACCACAGGGAGACCCCGGCACGCAGCAGGTGCGTGACGACCGCGCCCTTGCCGTCGTCGGCAGGCAGGAAGCTGGCGCCGCGCAGCAGCAGCGGATGGTGGGTGACCAGCAGCTCGGCGCCGCGGTCCACGGCCTCGCGCGCCACGTCGAGGGTGGGGTCCACGGCGAGCAGCACGCGGTGGACGGCGGCCCCGCGCTCCCCCAGCACCAGACCGACCCGGTCCCAGTCCTCCGCCCAGGAGAGCGGGTACGTGTCCTCGAGGACCCCGGTGACGGAGCCGACGCTCGCCCTCGCGCTCATCGTCCCGCCACCTCGCGGGCCTCGACCAGAGCGGCGCGGTAGGCCTTCCAGGGCATCAGCACGCACTTCACGCGAGCGGGGAACTTGGCGGCGCCGACCAGCGCGACGCCGTCGCCGATCAGGTCCTCGTCCC
Encoded proteins:
- a CDS encoding Nif3-like dinuclear metal center hexameric protein, which gives rise to MSARASVGSVTGVLEDTYPLSWAEDWDRVGLVLGERGAAVHRVLLAVDPTLDVAREAVDRGAELLVTHHPLLLRGASFLPADDGKGAVVTHLLRAGVSLWCGHTNVDRSTRGTVGAWTRALDLRGARPLAPAREAEDGAHGSTLFGLGAIGELPEPTTVGALTGAVADLVPVTARGILHTGPGDREVRRVAVCPGAGDSFLEQAAAAGVDAYITSDLRHHPALEHVEASADPAAVPALIDVPHAASEALWLPLARDLLTESVPGLEVLLSEHTSDPWGGRSG